The genome window ATTCACATTATCCAGCGCCTTAACACCGGGAAATTCTTTTGTTAAACCTTCTACCTTTAAAATTGGTTCCATAGGGTCACCTCCACCTTTACTGAACTGCCGCGTCAGACAATGCCTCACTCATAACTTCAAGAGGGGTTCGCTATTGACATCGGCACCTTACCTGATACGGCAGTTCACTCAGTTTCTAAATACACCTGATCAGATGTCTATAGAACATCCGTATAAATGATTAATCGTACCAGGCTTCATCGCTCATATATCCGTCAATATTTTCAGATGTAATGAGTGGATTGTGTCTTTCCGCCGGAAACGGAATAAAATATTCTTCCGGAAGTGTTCCGTCATTCAGATACTGAACCAAATAGATCACCGCCAAATAAGTGGAACCATACGGGTCTGTATTATACGTACAATAAAGATCTCCATCCTTAACTGCCTGAGCCGCATCCTTGGATGCATCTGCGCCACCCACATAAACGCCGTCTATATTCATGGCTTTTAGTGCCTGGATCGCTCCAATCGCCATCTCATCATTACAGCTTGCAACGATTGTCAATTCATCCGCCACGCCTTCTCCCTGAAGCAGATTCTCCATGACCTGCATTCCTTCCGCACGTTTACAGTTCGCAGTTTGTGAAGCAATAATCTCAATATCCGGATACTCTGCCAGTGCATCCTCTATTCCCTGTTTTCTTTCTTCCATATTCTGAACACCTGCAGGGCCTTCCAGAATGATTGCTTTTCCTTTACCACCAGCAGCCTCACAGAGTTCTTTTGTTACCAGATAACCTGTCGCATAATAATCAACGCCGGTTCTCATAAAAGCGCCCTTTTCCGGTGCTGTTCCGATTGCCACTACCGGAATTCCCTTTTCATTCGCCAGATCAACAGCCGGCTGAATTCCCTTTGAATCAGAAGGATGAATTACAAATGCATCCACTCCCTGCTCAATCAGGGACTCCATAATAGAAACCTGCTCTTCAATAGAATCCTGTGTTGCAGGCGCCAGTGTCTGCACCGTGATATCAAGGTCTTTTCCTGCCTGTGCTCCGCCATCCCACATACCGATCATATAGGGGTTCGTAGAATTTCGGGTCATGACTACAATATTATATTTGTCCTTTGCCTTGACTTCTGTCCCAACAGACCTTCCAATACCGGTAATCGGCAGTGGCAGTTCATTCATCGCATAATCACTCGCACGGTTGACATTTACATTGAGGCTGAAGTCTTCGTTCACTTTTGCGCCTTCTTCTGCTTTCTCTACATCGACAGCTAATTCATCCCCGGTCTTGGTGCTGCCATCTGTTTTCTTACCTGTACATCCGGTCATCATCCCAAAGACCAATACCGTTGCCAATAATGCAGATACGATTCTCTTTTTCATTCTTTTTCCTCCTTAATGAAGTTTTGTCTTTTTCTGCATAATGCATTAGACATTTGATATTTTATTTTATATAAACTTACCATCTATTTGTACATTTTGTCAATATTTTTTCTCACTATTTTTATTTTTTAGATATTTTCCAACATTTTTCTCTTGACTATCCCGTTTTTTGTTGATATATTCTATATTAGATATTTGATATTTTATAAAATGTAGCTTTTAACCAAAATTCACTTATTACGAAAGGAAATTTATTATGAAAATTACAGTTCTTCTCGAAAACACAAGTATGTACAGCAAATATTTAAATTCCGAGCATGGCTTTTCAGCATGGATCGAAGATGAGGATGTCAAGATTCTTCTGGATACAGGATTTTCAGATAAGTTTATTCAAAATGCAGAAGCCCTTGGCATCGATCTTCGCCTTGCCGATTATGTCATTCTCTCCCATGGTCACTGGGACCACACCGGCGGCTTAAAACATCTTATTAAATATTACAAGGATAAGGCCATGGCAAAGAAGCCTATTCTTTTGTACACCAGCGATGATATCTTTTTAAAGAGATATGAGTTCAATTGGAACACTCCGGTCGGAATGGACGTCAGCAAAGAGGTGCTGGAGCAATACTTTGATGTCAGAGTAACTCCGGAGCCATTGTGGCTGACAAAGAATCTTGTGTATCTTGGCCTGACGGAAAGGACCAATGATTTTGAGCATGTTCATCCGCAGACTTCCCAGCAGCTTCGGGACGGCGTATGGTGCGATGACTGTGTTGACGAGGATACCGAACTTGCATATCTCCACAAAAACAAACAGGAGGTCAGCATCGTTGCAACCTGTGCACACTATGGAATATGTAACATTATGGAATATGCCAAAAAAGTGACCGGGGCAACACAGGTTAATACCTACCTGGGCGGTTCACACCTTCGTATTGATGAGGTTCCTCAGTCACAGGTTGACAAGACTTGCGAGTATGTGTCAAAGGCTAACCTTAAAAGCTTTTATATCTGTCATGATACAGATCTTCATTGCAAACGTGCTCTTTGGAACGCAACTCCGGAGGCAGCAAAAGAAACCGGAACAGGCCATGTGTTAGAATTGGAATAAGATTAAGATAAAAGGTTACTCTGTGTTTCTTTAGCTTAGTAACCTGAATGCAGA of Roseburia hominis contains these proteins:
- a CDS encoding sugar ABC transporter substrate-binding protein, which encodes MKKRIVSALLATVLVFGMMTGCTGKKTDGSTKTGDELAVDVEKAEEGAKVNEDFSLNVNVNRASDYAMNELPLPITGIGRSVGTEVKAKDKYNIVVMTRNSTNPYMIGMWDGGAQAGKDLDITVQTLAPATQDSIEEQVSIMESLIEQGVDAFVIHPSDSKGIQPAVDLANEKGIPVVAIGTAPEKGAFMRTGVDYYATGYLVTKELCEAAGGKGKAIILEGPAGVQNMEERKQGIEDALAEYPDIEIIASQTANCKRAEGMQVMENLLQGEGVADELTIVASCNDEMAIGAIQALKAMNIDGVYVGGADASKDAAQAVKDGDLYCTYNTDPYGSTYLAVIYLVQYLNDGTLPEEYFIPFPAERHNPLITSENIDGYMSDEAWYD
- a CDS encoding MBL fold metallo-hydrolase — encoded protein: MKITVLLENTSMYSKYLNSEHGFSAWIEDEDVKILLDTGFSDKFIQNAEALGIDLRLADYVILSHGHWDHTGGLKHLIKYYKDKAMAKKPILLYTSDDIFLKRYEFNWNTPVGMDVSKEVLEQYFDVRVTPEPLWLTKNLVYLGLTERTNDFEHVHPQTSQQLRDGVWCDDCVDEDTELAYLHKNKQEVSIVATCAHYGICNIMEYAKKVTGATQVNTYLGGSHLRIDEVPQSQVDKTCEYVSKANLKSFYICHDTDLHCKRALWNATPEAAKETGTGHVLELE